The Candidatus Tanganyikabacteria bacterium DNA segment CGGCGACGAGCGGCGCCAGCACCACGATGGAGAAGGCCTTGCGCCGCCGGTTGGCGCGGCGTATCTGGAGTTCGAGTTCGTCTACAGCCATTTCGCGATCATGGTAACGCCAGGTGCAGGCCTTGCGCCAGAGCCTCGGTGATGGGCGGAAACGACGCCAAGAGCGCGGCTACGTAGCTTCCCGGTAGCCAGACGGCGGCGGTCTCGCGGGCGAGGCGGCCGCGACCGAGCGAAGCAGCCATCGCGAAAGAGACGAGGGCCAGCACGACCTTGCCCGAGTAGGCACCGACGGCCGGCAGGACTACAAGCGCGGCCTTCGCGCCGGGCCAGGCCGTCTCGGCGAGCGTGGCGAGCACGTAGCACCATAGCCCGGCAAGCGGCGCCCAGGTCAAGCCACGCTCCTCACGAAGAAGGACAGGATGGTGCCCACCCCGGTGGTCACGAGCAGGGTCGCCAGGAGCGTCGCCAGGAGCGGGAATGCCGCGGCCGTGCGCCTCGGGCCGGGCGCGCTGCGCGCCAGGCCCCACAGGCCGAGCGCGCACAGGAGGGAGAACAGGCCGAGGTGCTCCTTCCACTCGAACCAGATCTCGTGCCAGCCGGGGGCGTTGGCGACCAGCCAGTCCCTGGCGCCGCCTGGCGACCGGTAGCGAGCGTACAGCGCGACTCCCGTGGCGAATACCCCCACGACGCCCGCCAGCACCGCGTTTGCCCAGAATCTTTCCCCGCGCTTTCGGGTTTCCACGGAACTTTCCAGAAGCGAGCGGCGCAACCGGTAGCCGCAATACAGGACCAACAGCGCCAGAACACCGTGGAAATGCAACAACCAGGCCACGGCGAATTATACCATGCCTGGCGAGTCGCCCGCTCGTCTGTTAGACTTCGATATTCGTCAGTTTAAGAGACACTCCACAGGAGGCTTTCCAGTCAATGCAGTTCGTCAAGAAGACACTTCCGCTCGCCCTGGGGCTCTCGGTGCCGGTCCTCGCGTTGGCTGGCTGCCCGATCCCCGGCCTGGGCACCAACCCGACTCCGACCCCGACTTCGGCCGCGACCACTCCGGCAACCACCACCCGCACGACCGCTGTCTTCACCGAGGTCGCGATCGGCACCTCGAGTGATGCCGCCCGCACTTTCAAGGTGATGAACCTCGGCTCAGCGGCTGCAGACCTTACAAAGTACGCCGTGTCCTATGAGTACAAGGACTCGACCGGCAAGAAATGGGTGCACGCCCGCATCGTGGGCCCTAGCGACGCGACCGTCTCGGTCGCTGCTGCCAGCGAAATCACCGTCGCCCAGACGGTGGGCTGCACCTCTGGCTATTGCCTGAAGCTTGATCAGTCGGGTCTCGGCAGTTCGCAGGGCGTCACCAAGCTCGGTCTCCAGGCCACTCACGGCTCGCTGGTCCTGTACAAGGGGATCTCGGCTGCCGCTGAGCTGACCAGCGCCAATTTGCTGGACTACGTCCAGTATGGCGACGTCAAGCAGTACAACAACAGCGACAACTGGACTCACGCCCAAGCCGCCGTCGACGCCAAGGTGTGGGATTCGCTCACCGCCACGGCATCCGCTCCCGGTGCCGATGGCAAGATCGGCGTAACGACCGCTGGCGCCACCGGTGCCTCCAAATGGAAGAAGCTGTAGGCTTCCGATTTCAGGGCCGCCCCTCCCAGGGGCGGCCCTTTCTGCTTGAATGCTGGCATGCACCGCTCGCCGCTCCTGCCTGCATCGGTTGTGTCCGTCCTGGCGTTTGCCGGATGCCTGCAAGGCCCCGCCCTGCAGAAGCCCACGCCGACGCCGAAACCCACGGGCACGCCCAGACCCGCGCCGACGCCGGTCGCGACGCCCGCGACCTGCACGCCGGTGCCCACCCTGCCGCCCCCGACCGGCACGCTCACGCCCAAGACCACCGTCGCGTGGGTCGCCGTCGAGTTCGCCGCCGGCAACGACGTGGTCGCGACCCTGCGCAACCTGTCATCGCAGAGCGTGGACGTGACCGGCTGGCAACTGTGCGGCGGCGAGTTCGTCTATGGCACGCTCAGCAAGACCCGGACCGCGCTGCCTGCCAACAAGGACGTGAAGATACATGTCAACACCGTGGCCAGTTGCGCCGAGTCTGAGACCGAGTGGTGCGCCGAGGTCGGCACGGGCGTCACGGCACTTGCGGGCAACCTCGCGATCTACAAGACGCCCGTCAGCTTCGGCGCCGCCTCGAGCATCGTCGACTTCGTGGAATGGGGTGGCGGCGGGAAGCCCCGCGAGGACGTCGCGGTGAAGGCCGGCATCTGGACGGCCGGGGTGGGCGTGCCCGTCAACGGCTGCCAGGCGTCCCTCTCGGTGAAGGTGCCGGGCGCGTCGGGGGCCCAGAACTGGCAATAGCCAGCGCCGGGGTAAAAGGCGGACATGACGCCTTTTCGTAGCCTAGCTCTCGCGTTGACGGCGGCGATCGCGGTGATGGCCGGTTGTCCGGCCGGTCCGCCCGCCGGCGGCGGTTCGCCCACCCCCACGCCCGGCGGCGCGGGCGGATCGCAGACGGTTCCGCCGGAGCCGACTCCCACGCCGAAGCCCTCGGTGACGCCATTCACGGGCGAACTCGGCAAGAAATCGTCCCTGGCATTCGTCGCCGTCACGTTCGCGGCGACCGACGACGTGCAAGTCACCGTGCGCAACCTGTCGCAGGCCGACGTGGATCTCAACGCCGATCGCTGGCGCCTGTCCGCCAACAACCGGTCGACGAAGCTCAGCGCCGCCCGCACCACCATCGCGGCGGGCGGGGACGTCAAGGTGCGCGTCAACCCCGCGGCAGGCTGCACCGAATCGGCCACCGCCTACTGCGCCGAAGTCTCGCTGGGAGTCGGGCGCTTGCAGGGCAACGTCGCCCTCTACCGGGGTGCCGATCCCCGGATCGCTGACTACGTCCAGTGGGGATCGGGCGGCCAGGACCTGGAGGGCGCCGCGGTGGACGCCAAACTGTGGCAGGAGAACACCTTCGTCCGGGTAAGCACCGATTCGGCGTCGATTTCGGTGAAGGTGCCCGGCAACTCGGGCTACGAGAACTGGGAGTGACCGCGGCGTCAGTAATGGCCCGGCGCCTCTCGGACGCAGGCACGGAGGCCTGCGCCACCGGATCCTTGCGCCTCTTGGACGCAGGCACGGAGGCCTGCGCCACCGGATGCGGCAGGTGGGGCTGGCCTCGGTGCCGGCCGCAATGCCGGAGGGAAGTCATGGGAGCCGCGGTATGAGGCCCAGCCTCACTTCATGAAGAACGCGGCCAGGGGCGGGGGCGTCTCCCCGGGGACCAGGGCGTAGCCCGAGAAATCCGTCACGCCCTCCTCGCGCAGCACGTCCTCGTCGAGGTAGGCGTTGCCGGTGCAAGTGGCGGGGTCGCGGGCCAGGATCGCCAGGGTCGCGTCCACCATGACGTCGGCCTTGCGCCACTGCCGTTCGGTTCCGAGGCCGAAAGCCTTGACCGCCTGGCTTTCCACGGCCGTTACCGGCCAGAGGGCGTTGACCGCGATGCGGTAGGTACGCAACTCGGCGGCCAAGGACTGCGCGATGAGGGTCATGCCGAATTTCGAGACGAAGTAGGCCGCCTTGCCGGGTTGCGGCTCGGTGGACAGCGGCGGGCTCATCATCAGGATGTGCCCGCCACGCTTGCGCATGAAGGGGATGACGATCTGGCTGCACAGGAATGCGGCGCGCGCGTTGACGTTCATCACCAGGTCGAAGCGCTTCAGGGGAGTCTGCTCCACGTCGGCCAGGAACAGCGCTCCAGCGTTATTGATCAGGATGTCGAGGCGGCCGAAGCGATCGACGGCCTTGGCGATCATGGCCTGGACCTGGGCTTCGAGCCGCACGTCAACCTTGCAGGCCAGCGCGCGGCCCCCGGCTTCCTCGATTTCCCGGGCAGTCTCGCCGATGGTCCCCGGCAGGCGCGGATCGGGCTGGTCGGTCTTGCTCGCCACGACCACGGCGGCGCCCTCCTTGCCGAGGGCGACGGCGAGTGCCCTGCCGATGCCCCGGCTGGCACCCGTGACGATGGCTACCTTTCCTTCGAATCGCATGGAGGAAGTGTAGCCCAGAGAACTAGACGGCCGTGGCCACCGCGGCGCAAGTGCCCTTGAAGTGCGGCTTGCCGGTCATGCAGCTGGCGTTCTCCGGGCAACTGGCGCACGCCTCCACCCTGCCGACGGACGCGCGTTCGGCCTGGAAGCACGGGGTGCACAGCGGACGGTGCATCTCGCTCCACAGCTCCTCGGGACCCTGCGGAAAGAACACCGGCACGTCCAGGATCGGGCTGGAGCCGGTCCTGAGGTCTCGCTCGGCGCAGCGCGCGCAGGGATCCGGAACCCAGTCCCACAGGTTACCCGTGCTCAATCAGGCCTCCCTTTCGAAGCTTCACGTCGCGAAGTACTCGTCCACGGTGTGCGCGACGTTGACCGCGTGCTCGTTGATGCGCTGAAAACCGTAGATGAGATCCAGGTGGATGGTGCTGGTCTGGCGGGAATCCTGGATACCCTGCCACAGCCGGTTGAGGTGCTGCTCCCGCAGATCCCGCTCGAGGCGGGCGATCTTCGGCTGCGTGGCGACGACCTTCTCCGCCAGCAACCTGTCGCCGGTCATGAATGCCACGATCGCCATGTCCAGGTTCTTGGAGATCCGGGCGTGCATGTCCTGGATCTCCTTGATTCCCTGGGGCGAGAACGCCAGGCCCTGCTCTATCTTCTTGCGGGCCAGGTTTGCCAGCTTGGTGAGGATATCGCCGACATGCTCGAGGTCGTTGACGATGTAGAGCGTCGCTCCGGCCTTGCGGGATTCGTCCTCGGTGAGCGAAGTCTGCGCCAGGCTCGAAAGGTACCCGATGATGTGCTTGGCGAGCGAATCCAGTTCGGTTTCCAGCTTGTTGATGCGATCGAGCGATTCCTCGGTGCTCTTGAGAAAGAGTTCCATCACCTCGCTCAGCATGATCTGCACCCGGTCGGCCATGCGGCGCACCTCCCGGTTCGCCGCGCCAAGGGCGAGGATCGGCGAGTCGAGCAGGCGTTCGTCGAGATAGCGGATCTGGAAGCCGACCTCCTCGTTGGGGTTGTGCGGCAGGACGCGCTTGATGAAGCTCGCGAAGGGCCGGACCATCGGCAGGAAGATGATCGAGAGCGCCACGTTGTAGAGCGTGTGGCCCATGGCCACTTGCCGCGCCACGTCCTCGGCAGTGAGCGACACCAGGTGGGTGAAGGGGCCCAAGAGGGGCAGGGCGAGCAGCACGCCGGTAGTCTTCATGATGGCGTGCGCGGCCACGACGCGCCGGGCCTCGAGCGGCGCGCCGATGCTGGAGATGTAGGACGTGAAGCAGGTGCCGATGTTGGCGCCCAGCACGATGGGCATCGCCTGCGGCAAGGTCACGAAGCCGTGGATCGCCAGGACGATGACCAGGCCGATGATCGCGGCGCTAGAGTTCACGAGGGCCGTGAGCACGGCTCCGAGCGTGAGGCCCAGCAGCACGTCGTTGCCCACGACGCGAAACAGGCTCATGACCGCCTCGTCCTGCCCGATCGGCGACATGATGTCGCCGAAGAGCTTGATGGCCAGGAAGATCAGCCCGAAGCCCAGCACCGCCCGCCCGACGTGCCGCACCAGCGCGCGGCGCGCCGTCGCCGACACGATGAAGCCCAGTGCGACCAGCGACAGCGCATGTTCCGTCAGGCGGAACGCGATGAGTTGCACGGTGACGGTCGTGCCGATGTTGGCGCCGAGCAACACGGCGATGGTCTGCTCGAACTGCATCAGCCCCGAGCCGACGAAGCTGACCAGCAGCACGGCCGTCGCTCCCGAAGATTGCATGACGGCCGTGATGGCCGTTCCCAGGAACAGGCCCGACAGGCGATGCGTGGTGAACGCGTTCATCAGCTGCCGGAGCCTGGCCCCGGCCGCCTTCTGCATCCCCTCGGAGGCTAGCTGCATACCCAGGAGCAGCAATGCGGCGCTCCCGAGCAAACCGACCAGTATGTTCACCCTACTGCCGCAATTTACCCCAAACCCGCGACCCACAACAATGGTCTGAACTGGCCGATCCGCCAGACGGGCAGGAGTCCTAGGCTGGGGGCAGGGAGGCCTGCCGTGCTCGAATGGCTGCTCCAAGCGCTCTTCTTCATCGTGATGGTCGTGGTTTCGGCCGTCATCTTCGCGCTGATCTACATGAAGCTGATGCAGGGCGCATTCAGCGGGAATCGCGCATGGTCCGGCGGGAATCCGGCCCGCGCGCCCGACGTCACCTTCGACGACGTGCTGGGCATGGACGAGGCCGTGCAGGAAGCCCGGGAAGTCGTCGAGTTCTTGTCGCGATCGCGTGACTTCGAGGCCATGGGGGCGCGGGTCCCTCGCGGCATCCTGCTCGTGGGCCCGCCGGGCACGGGAAAGACCTTGCTCGCCAAGGCGATCGCCCGGGAGGCCGGCGTGCCTTTCTATCAGCTCTCGGGATCGGACTTCGTCGAGGTCTTCGTGGGCGTTGGCGCCGCCCGCGTCCGCCAGCTCTACAAGCGGGCGCGCAAGCACCCGGCGGCGATCGTGTTCATCGACGAACTGGACGCGCTCGGCCGGGCGCGGACTTCCGGCCTGATGGGCGGCCACGAGGGCAACCAGACGCTCAACCAGTTCCTGGTCGAACTCGACGGATTCCAGAGCCGCACCGGCGGCATGGTCATCACGATCGGCGCCACGAACCTCGAGGAGACGCTGGACCAGGCTTTGCTGCGACCGGGCCGGTTCGATCGCAAGATCCACGTCGGCCTGCCCGACCTGGCCGGCCGCGAGCGCATCCTCGCGCACTACCTCGCGGGCGTGAAGGCCGGGCGGGACGTGGATGTCGCCGCCCTGGCGCGGGCGAGCGTCAACATGAGCGGCGCGGATCTGGCGACGGTCGTCAACGAGGCGGGCATCCTGGCCGTGCGCAACGGCCACGCGCAGGTCCGGCAGGCCGACCTGGCCGGCGCCATGGAACGCCTCGGCATCGGCCTCCAGCGCGCCATCACGCTCTCCGAGCACGAGCGAGCCGTCGTGGCCTACCACGAGGCCGGCCACACCCTGCTGTCGCTGGCGCGCCTGCCAGACAAGCGCGTCCACAAGGTCTCGATCATCCCCACGGGCAGGCACGCGCTGGGCTACACCTGGAACGTCGAGCGCGCCGACCGCTTCCTCACGGATCGCACGGCCATCGAGGCCGAACTCGCGATGCTCCTGGGCGGGCGGGCGGCCGAACTGCTGGTCTTCGGGTCGGCTACCTCGGGGGCGGCGAGCGACCTGGCCCGGGCGACCGACCTGGCCGAGCGCATCGTCCGGGATCTCGGCTTGTCCGACATGGGGCCGCAGCGCTTCCGCGACCGCGAACTGTCCGAGAGCCGGCGCCGCGCCCTGGAAGCGTGCGTGGACGCCTACCTCGAAAGGGCCGCCGCCGAGGCGCGGCAGATCCTGGAAGCGAGCCGCGCCGACCTGGATCGGCTCGCGAGGGCCCTGCTGGAGCGCGAAGTCCTCTACGAAGC contains these protein-coding regions:
- a CDS encoding Na/Pi cotransporter family protein; amino-acid sequence: MNILVGLLGSAALLLLGMQLASEGMQKAAGARLRQLMNAFTTHRLSGLFLGTAITAVMQSSGATAVLLVSFVGSGLMQFEQTIAVLLGANIGTTVTVQLIAFRLTEHALSLVALGFIVSATARRALVRHVGRAVLGFGLIFLAIKLFGDIMSPIGQDEAVMSLFRVVGNDVLLGLTLGAVLTALVNSSAAIIGLVIVLAIHGFVTLPQAMPIVLGANIGTCFTSYISSIGAPLEARRVVAAHAIMKTTGVLLALPLLGPFTHLVSLTAEDVARQVAMGHTLYNVALSIIFLPMVRPFASFIKRVLPHNPNEEVGFQIRYLDERLLDSPILALGAANREVRRMADRVQIMLSEVMELFLKSTEESLDRINKLETELDSLAKHIIGYLSSLAQTSLTEDESRKAGATLYIVNDLEHVGDILTKLANLARKKIEQGLAFSPQGIKEIQDMHARISKNLDMAIVAFMTGDRLLAEKVVATQPKIARLERDLREQHLNRLWQGIQDSRQTSTIHLDLIYGFQRINEHAVNVAHTVDEYFAT
- a CDS encoding SDR family oxidoreductase, producing MRFEGKVAIVTGASRGIGRALAVALGKEGAAVVVASKTDQPDPRLPGTIGETAREIEEAGGRALACKVDVRLEAQVQAMIAKAVDRFGRLDILINNAGALFLADVEQTPLKRFDLVMNVNARAAFLCSQIVIPFMRKRGGHILMMSPPLSTEPQPGKAAYFVSKFGMTLIAQSLAAELRTYRIAVNALWPVTAVESQAVKAFGLGTERQWRKADVMVDATLAILARDPATCTGNAYLDEDVLREEGVTDFSGYALVPGETPPPLAAFFMK
- a CDS encoding AAA family ATPase, translating into MLEWLLQALFFIVMVVVSAVIFALIYMKLMQGAFSGNRAWSGGNPARAPDVTFDDVLGMDEAVQEAREVVEFLSRSRDFEAMGARVPRGILLVGPPGTGKTLLAKAIAREAGVPFYQLSGSDFVEVFVGVGAARVRQLYKRARKHPAAIVFIDELDALGRARTSGLMGGHEGNQTLNQFLVELDGFQSRTGGMVITIGATNLEETLDQALLRPGRFDRKIHVGLPDLAGRERILAHYLAGVKAGRDVDVAALARASVNMSGADLATVVNEAGILAVRNGHAQVRQADLAGAMERLGIGLQRAITLSEHERAVVAYHEAGHTLLSLARLPDKRVHKVSIIPTGRHALGYTWNVERADRFLTDRTAIEAELAMLLGGRAAELLVFGSATSGAASDLARATDLAERIVRDLGLSDMGPQRFRDRELSESRRRALEACVDAYLERAAAEARQILEASRADLDRLARALLEREVLYEAEILDLLRPDAA